The proteins below come from a single Mya arenaria isolate MELC-2E11 chromosome 6, ASM2691426v1 genomic window:
- the LOC128239333 gene encoding uncharacterized protein LOC128239333 — protein sequence MSQGQWKHDLFGCFSNINLALQTWIVPCVTYGQNTEGAELCSCVVGGLAYYVPGYNLFLKAKTREAIREKRGIPGTFGNDCLMSICCGYCTLIQENAEMFEQTSVNMARE from the exons atgtcacag GGCCAATGGAAGCACGACCTATTTGGGTGCTTTAGCAACATCAACCTAGCGCTACAGACGTGGATCGTTCCTTGTGTAACGTACGGACAAAACACCGAGGGCGCGGAACTGTGTAGCTGTGTCGTGGGCG GTCTTGCATATTACGTTCCGGGCTACAACCTGTTTCTTAAAGCGAAAACTCGAGAAGCTATTCGCGAAAAAAGGGGCATTCCTGGAACATTCGGCAACGATTGTTTGATGTCGATATGCTGCGGTTACTGCACGCTGATTCAGGAGAACGCTGAAATGTTTGAGCAGACGTCTGTCAATATGGCCCGAGAATAG